One window from the genome of Oryza glaberrima chromosome 3, OglaRS2, whole genome shotgun sequence encodes:
- the LOC127767224 gene encoding zinc finger protein CONSTANS-LIKE 16-like: MASAAAATGAALGARTARACDGCMRRRARWHCPADDAFLCQACDASVHSANPLARRHHRVRLPSASSSLASSPRSAAAPRAGSDDPDAPAWLYGLKRRPRTPRTKPGGGGKHDASAATMAEAAASAVPDLEAEGSGIVGDTDHDVGEEDDEDLLYRVPVFDPMLAELYNPVAADDEEQQIEQKPARVVPFSEPSPEFASGSVEADGLSGFDVPDMELASFAADMESLLMGVDEGFDDLGFLDDEKPHVKLDLDMDMDFASISPAPAPEREDRKRKRPEMILKLDYEGVIESWARDGTSPWFHGERPRFDPGESWPDFPAGSRGGLGAAVTAVTGGEREARVSRYREKRRTRLFAKKIRYEVRKLNAEKRPRMKGRFVKRAAALPPLPLPRHQHPPPPPPRALPPVPMMLAPRAAHGRYRF, translated from the exons atggcgagcgccgccgcggcgacgggcgcggcgcTGGGGGCGCGCACGGCGCGGGCGTGCGACGGGTgcatgcggcggcgggctcggtggcaCTGCCCCGCGGACGACGCGTTCCTGTGCCAGGCGTGCGACGCGTCCGTGCACTCGGCGAACCCGCTGGCGCGGCGGCACCACCGCGTGCGCCTCccgtcggcgtcgtcctcgcTGGCATCCTCCCCTCGCTCGGCGGCCGCTCCACGTGCCGGATCAGACGACCCCGACGCGCCGGCGTGGCTGTATGGGCTCAAGCGGCGGCCGCGCACGCCCCGGACCAAGCCCGGGGGAGGCGGCAAGCACGACGCCTCCGCCGCGACGatggccgaggcggcggcgtcggcggtccCGGACCTCGAGGCCGAGGGGTCCGGGATCGTGGGCGACACCGACCACGACGTcggggaagaagacgacgaggaCCTGCTGTACCGCGTCCCCGTGTTCGACCCCATGCTCGCCGAGCTCTACAACCCCgtggcggccgacgacgaggagcagcaGATCGAGCAGAAGCCCGCACGCGTCGTGCCGTTCTCGGAGCCGTCGCCGGAGTTCGCCTCCGGCTCGGTGGAGGCGGACGGCCTCTCCGGCTTCGACGTGCCGGACATGGAGCTCGCCAGCTTCGCGGCGGACATGGAGAGCCTCCTCATGGGAGTCGACGAGGGGTTCGACGATCTGGGCTTCTTGGACGACGAGAAGCCTCACGTGAAACTGGACctggacatggacatggacTTCGCCtccatctcgccggcgccggcgccggagcgggAGGACAGGAAGAGGAAGCGGCCGGAGATGATACTCAAGCTCGACTACGAGGGCGTCATCGAATCGTGGGCCCGCGACGGAACCTCGCCGTGGTTCCACGGCGAGCGCCCTCGCTTCGATCCCGGCGAGTCATGGCCGGACTTCCCG GCTGGAAGCcggggagggctcggcgcggcggtgacggcggtgaccggcggcgagagggaggcGCGGGTGTCGCGGTACAGGGAGAAGCGGCGGACGCGGCTGTTCGCCAAGAAGATCCGGTACGAGGTGCGCAAGCTCAACGCCGAGAAGCGGCCGCGGATGAAGGGCAGGTTCGTcaagcgcgccgccgcgctgccgccgctcccgctgccCAGGCACcagcatccgccgccgccgccgccgcgcgctctgCCGCCGGTGCCGATGAtgctcgcgccgcgcgccgcgcacgGGCGCTACCGTTTTTGA